The region GGTGATGCAGGCTTCAGGTTTCACCCGCTTGCAGATCGCGACTGCCGTGATGAAAACAGCGATCCCACTGGTATTGCTGACGATGGCGATTGGTGAGTGGGTTTCTCCGCAAGGGGAGCAGATGGCGCGTAATTACCGTTCTCAGATGATCTCCGGTGGGTCGATGATCTCTACGCAGGGCGGACTGTGGGCAAAAGATGGTAATGACTTTATCTATATTGAACGGGTAGTCGGCGATAAAGAGCTGTCTGGCGTCAACATTTATCACTTCGACGATCGGAACAAACTCCTGTCGGTACGCTACGCGGCCTCCGCTGAGTTTGATAAGGACAGGAATGTCTGGAATCTCTCGCAAGTTGATGAATCTGATTTGAGCGACGGCAAACAAATTGGTGGCAGTCAGACGCTCAGTGGCGAATGGAAAACCAACCTGACGCCGGATAAACTGGGTGTGGTGGCGCTGGAACCTAATGCGTTATCGATTCGTGGGTTGCATGATTACGCCAAATACTTGAAACAGAGTGGTCAGGAATCAAGCCGCTACCAGCTCAATATGTGGAGTAAGATCTTTGCGCCGGTCTCGGTGGCGGTGATGATGCTTATGGCAGTCTCTTTCATCTTTGGCCCGCTGCGTAGCGTGTCAGCAGGTTCACGTATCGTGATAGGGATCAGCTTCGGCTTTCTCTTCTACCTGCTGAATGAGATTTTCCGTCCACTTAGCCTGGTTTATGGTATTCCACCGATATTGGGCGCGGTGTTGCCTAGCTCGGTATTTTTATTCATCAGCGTGGCCTTGCTGTTGAAACGGCGATAGAACTCAACGAGTCTTAGAAAGAAGCGCCGTGCGAATGAACCCTCGGCGCTTTTTTATTGTTCGCTAAAACGTTCATACCACACAATATTGACGGCAAAGTAGCCATAACGCGTTGCTAAAGATGATTTTTTCAGCACTTAGCCGAGTGTAGAGTGGATTAACGTTGCGCGTGAGCCATCAAACGGTATAATGCACCCGTTTTCCGCATACTACTTCTGTGCCGAAGTGGCGAAATCGGTAGACGCAGTTGATTCAAAATCAACCGTAGAAATACGTGCCGGTTCGAGTCCGGCCTTCGGCACCATAGTATGTAAATAGACCTCAACTGAGGTCTTTTTTTATGTCTAAAATCCGCGCCACACAAGGCTTCACCCGAATTTTCTGTCAACGGAAGTCAATCTGACTCCACCCACATCAATCTGCTTGTGAGTATAGAACCGAGTATATATGCTGGTTCGATATTGCCTATATACTCACAGCAGGATTATGGAAGGATAACCATCATGGCCCTGACAGATACCAAGGTACGTTCTGCTAAACCCGAGGAAAAAGAGTATTCGCTGGTTGATGGCGACGGCATGTTTTTGCTGATCCATCCCAACGGCTCAAAATACTGGCGCTTTCGTTTTCGCTTCGGTGGTAAACAGCACCTGATGGCGTTTGGCGTCTATCCCGAAGTTTCACTGGCTGATGCCAGACAGAAGCGTGAAGCCGCAAGAAAATTGGTCGCTGCGGGTATTGATCCGCGTGAGCAAAAACGTGCGGTACAAGAAGAACAGGCGAAGGCGGTATTCACTTTTGAGTTTGTAGCTCGGGAGTGGCACGCCACCAATAAAAAGTGGTCGGAAGAGCACAGTCGCCGCGTGCTGAAAAGTCTGGAAGATAATCTTTTCTCCGCTATTGGTAAACGCAACATTGCTGAGCTCAAAACGCGTGATCTGCTTGCGCCCATCAAGGCAGTGGAACAGTCAGGCCGCCTCGAAGTCGCATCACGACTTCAGCAACGTACAACCGCAATAATGCGCTATGCGGTACAAAGCGGATTAATTGACTACAATCCGGCACAAGAAATGGCGGGTGCCGTAGCGTCAAGCAACCGGCAACATCGCCCTGCACTGGAATTAAAGCATACTCCCGAATTGCTTCGGCGAATTGATAGTTATATTGGCAGACCATTAACGCGTCTGGCGGTCGAATTAACACTACTGATCTTTATCCGCTCCAGCGAACTGCGCTTTGCCCGTTGGTCGGAAATCGATTTTGAAACCTCAATGTGGACTATCCCTCCTGAGAGAAAACCGATAGAGGGTGTGAAGCACTCTCATCGTGGCTCAAAAATGCGTACTCCGCATTTGGTGCCGCTTTCTTGTCAGGCGTTGGTTATTTTGAAGCAAATACAGCAATTCAGCGGCAACCATGAATTGATCTTTATTGGCGATCACGATCCGTGTAAGCCGATGAGTGAAAACACGGTGAATAAGGCGCTGCGGGTTATGGGGTATGACACGAAGGTTGAAGTCTGCGGACACGGCTTCAGGACAATGGCCTGTAGCTCGCTGATTGAGTCGGGGTTATGGTCGAGGGATGCAGTGGAACGGCAGATGAGCCATATGGAACGTAACTCAGTACGAGCGGCGTATATCCATAAGGCGGAGCACCTGGATGAGCGTAGGCTAATGCTGCAATGGTGGGCGGATTATCTGGATGCTAATCGGCAGAAGGCGGTGAGTGCGTTTGATTTTGGGAAGCTGGCGGCTAATGCATAATAAATAACAGATTGTAACTCTGGTTTGATCGAGTTACAGCTTGCTTATATGGATAGGAACACTATTCGTTGAACGTATAACCATCCCCAGTATCTTGAGCTGTACCTAGCATATAAGCAGTGCTAGAAGAATGAGCAACGCGTGGCGTACTATTGGAGTTTACAGCAGTATGCTTCAATAGTAGCAGCTAGTTTTACGTGTTTGACTTGGTTAATCATGTGCTTTTGAGCAGAAGCCGTTTACTAGTCATGAACGAGCCAACAACGTAAAAAAGCGCGATGTGTTCGTTAGGTACGGTGAGCAAGACATAGAAGATGCCAAAGTGTTAGAGCTGCCGCCTTTTGACCAATTTGGTAGCAAAACACAAATCCGGCGGGGAATTTTTGGTGGCGTAGAACAGTATACCCAAGCTGTACAGGAACTGGCGCTCTACGACATATCCGAATAAAAACAGGCTTGATTAAACGACGAGCCATCACCGCCTGAAGCCAGCGGAAAAGTTCCCTTGTGGGTGTACCACTTTAAGTTCTCCTAGACCCTACCGAATTCAACAAAACCCCGTTATATTCATTGGTACCACTAGGACTTTCTGTCGCTGATCTCCACTGAAGTCAACCCAGCATACTGGAAATCAAGTCGATGTTAAGGGCCTATATGGGGCTCTTCTTGTTCAATGACCATTAGGGCCCCCAGCATGCGACTTAATGCTCGACAGATAGGAACCGCCAAGCGACAAGATAAAGAGTACAAACTCACTGACGGCGCAGGTCTTTATTTTCTGACAAATCCGAACGGAGCCAAATATTGGCGTTTGAAGTATGGAGAGTGATGAATGAGCATCCGCGGAATAACCGTTATTTTAAAAATATCCGCGAGTTTCGAGATGCGATATCCAATTTTTTCATCCGTACGCGGCCAGAAATAGGTAATAAAATAAACCTCGAATTTACGATAATTTTCAGGATATCAAATCTGCGCCTTGAAGTTTATTGGATATAACGTATTGTAGGGATAAAATTCATAATCCGATTGGTATAAGACCGGGTAATAAGCCTGGCCAGTTCTGATATCCGAGAAAATTAGCCGTTTTCTCACAGAGACTACGAACGAAGTAGTGCAAAATGGTATCGCTGTATGCTATTTTTTCTATTGCTTACTCAATAGATTTATTTATATTTAATTGATATTAAAATTTTTATTTAATTCATTTTTTTCACCGAGTTCAAAGGTGCTATCCTCGAATCGGCTGATAATATAGCCGCCCTTGGCCTTTACTTCATTATAAAACAGACAATTACACAATTTAAATTACAGTCTCTAAAAAATCCACCGTAACTTCCAGTTGCTCCTCGTATATGACGTCGAGCGGGCACTGAGCAAAGTATCGCAGCATTAATAACATGTTATAAAGCTTTCAAGGTTTTTTCTACTGTTTACAATGTAGCTAATTGACCATTATTAAATGCGCTTCGGTAGAATGAGGGAGATACGTGCATTTGGACAGTAAAGTGCTGTCGCAGAGACTGCGATGTTCCAAACCCGACTTCCATCGCTATTTGTTCTATGGAAAGCTCCGTAGTTTCAAGAAGCTGTTGAGCTTTGCTTATCCGCTCTGCCGTAAGCCATTTTTTGACAGTCGTCCCCGTCACTTCACGAAAACGCCTGGTAAAATTTCTGCGGCTCATCCTCGCAGCATCAGCAAGTTCGTCGACCAGAATAGGTTCGGCCAGATGTTCTCTGGCCCAGTCCATCACGCCGGAGAGACGACCTTCCCCCGGCAACTGAGGTACCGGTTTTTCAATGTACTGAGCTTGTCCTCCCTGCCTGTGAGGAGGAGTGACAAGAAGTCTGGCCACTCGGTTGGCTACACCAGCACCGTGTCGCTCACGAACGATGTTAAGGCAGCAGTCTATGGCTGCTACGGTGCCTGCTGACGTGGTGATATTTCCGTCTCGGAGATAGAGTACATCCGGATGAAATTTAGAGGCCGGAAATCGTCTGGCAAAAAGTTCTCTGTATGCCCAGTGTGTCGTTGCCTGCCTACCATCAAGTAAACCAGCATCGCCCAGTACGAACGTCCCGAGACTCAGTCCGACAATTTGTGCGCCACCTGCATGCGCCTTTCGAAGAGCGTCCGTTAAAGCAACCGGCGCAATGATCTCAGGATGTTTCCATGAAGGGGCTACGACAATATCGGCATCAGCCATCGCATCCAGGCAACTGGGAACATCAATTTCCATCCCCTGATCGCACGTTATTCGCCCAGGTTCTGGTGCACAGTAGAATACCTCATAAGGCGGTAAGCCTGTGGGCACGGGATTGACACCAAATACAATGCCAGGAACAGACAGATGGAACAAACTGACGCCGTTGAAGGCAAGCACGGCAACTTTAATTGTTTTCATTCAAACGCTGACGGAGTAAAAAATATTTTGGCCCAATTATAGCGAAAATAGATGTTAAGGCCAGTGGCGAGGAAAATATTTGTGCATGACAATGCCGGTTCAACTTTACAAACGGAAGAATTTAATCGTGGCAAAACTAAACACAGAGCTTAAAACAACTTGGACCGGCACATTGAAGGGGAACGGGAAAATTCAGGGAGATGATCTGGATGTTGGCATCGCGATACCCGCGAGTTTTGGCGGAAGCGGTGCAGGAGCCGAGCCTAACACTTTCTTAATTTCGTCTGCCGCTGCGTGTTATGCCATGACTCTCATCGGTATGCTTGAAGCAAGGAAGATCCAGGTTGTTGATTTAGAAGTGAAGACTAAAGGCACGGAGTCTAAAGAGGCGGGGATCGGTGTTGCTCATAGCGTTCTGCTTACCGTATCCTCAGAAACAAGTCAGGAGGGGATCGACACGGCAGCGAAACTGATCGTTTCGGCAGAAAAATCATGCATGATTGGCAATATACTTCGCAACTCGGGATTTGTGTTTAACGTCAATGGTGAAGTCATGATCCAGAAATAGCACGGCGCACCGAGGCCACATGGTGCCGGTTGCTAAGGTTGCTAACATCGAACTGAAAAACGGGCACCTTTATACTGATTCAATTTTAATCTATGATTCGTTCAGGTATGATCCATAGTGAGTACCATACGGAACTTAACCTGCCCGCTGCGCATTTTCTCAAAGGCCTCTTGCGCATACGCAAGAGCACGCGTTTCCAACTTCGCTCGCACTCCCGTAAGCAGACTGAAATTCAGTGCTTTTTCTAACTCAATGGCCGTACCGGTTATGGTGCCGTTTACTATTAATTCCCGCCCAACCAACAAACCCGGGATAAAAGTCAGAGGCTCTTTTCCCACTCCGACGATCATCATGCATCCTTGCGGAACTAGCGCAGATAACAGAGGCGATGTGGAATGACTGTCTGTTATGGTCGACAGAATTACTTTCGCGCCGCCAAGTGCCTTAATCGCTTCCACTGCATCTTGCTTACGCGTATCAATGAAGTAATGTGCTCCGAGCTCGATAATCTCGTGCGCAATATCTTCGCCTCGCCCTATCGCAATCACGCGAAACCCCATCTTTCTGGCATATTGCACTGCGAGATGCCCTAGGCCCCCCATCCCTTGAATAGCAACCGTATCGCCAGCCTGTGCATGGGATTTCTTTAGCGCATTGAATGTCGCGATCCCGGCGCAAAGTAGCGGTGCGGCTTCTACAGATAACAAGTCGTCAGGAATCGCTACCAGCCCCGTTTCACGTACCAGCATATACTCGGCGTAACCTCCGTCACGTGAACTACCCGTAACCGGCTGGTTTTCACAAAGGTTAAAGTGGCCGAGCCGGCATTGTTCGCAGGCATTGCAGTGGCCGCCTAAACGCCCAACGCCGACCCGCTGCCCAGGTTTCAGCCAGGCAGGTAGTGGGCCTGATATTTTGCAGATCGTACCGACCACTTCATGGCCGGGAACGCGCGGATATTCAACGCCCTTTTCCGTACCGTCGATGACGCCGGAATCCGCTCCGCAAACACCACAGGCTTCGACTTTTATCAGCACCTCGCCTGGACCGGGCTCAGGAAGCTTTTTTTCCACCATCTCCAGTTGACCAGGGCGTGTGACCTGCATCGACTTATATGTCTGTTTCATACTTTATCCCCACACTACTTATCGGACTCTTGCTCTGGCGTAACCAATGACACCAACCAGATAGGCTGAAAATACATTCGACGTTTCACTGACGATTCTGGTCAGACGGTGACTCCAAGGCCCGTCATTTTTACAGGCTTTACGGTACAGAATGACCGGTCGGTAAAGACAAGCCGCACGATGTTGCGATCGGGTGAACGGCCACTCGACCTTTAACAAATCCTGTATGCGGATGCCTAGCCTATTTGCAAAAATAGTCACCCCAGCGAGTTAGGTATAACCACCGTCGCTTCGCGTACCCTGGTGCCTGTCAAGCATCAAACGTTGGCCCAATAAATCCAAACAGGGCATATTTCCTTTTCCAGCAGTCAGAAAAACAGAGTGCGACATACTTTGTTTGGGACTTTCTAGGTGCCGATGCTACGCTAGTCATGGAGTCACGTGCTAGAGGGGAAACAATCAGTAATGACGTTATCACTGTCCAATGATCGCATCCGTCATTATCAACTGAATGAATCTGGTGATAACGCATCCTAAACGCAGCCCCCCTGTCATCGATATGAATAATCCGTAGCCCCCATTTCCGCGGCCAATCTACAACCTGAAAATCTATTATATCTCAGTACCGAGCAATTCCCCGGCCACTTGTGGGTGGGGGAGCAAATTTTGGCGACATGCGCTCAGTACAGTGTGGTTATGCCGGGAAGTGCAGCCGATCAAGCCCGTGACGTAAATCGGTGACTAAGTCATCAATATCTTCCAGACCTATCTGAAGGCGGAGGGTTTCCCCCTCTTTTTTCCAGGTCGTTGCAGTACGATATTCCCTACAGTCGAAGGGGATGATCAGGCTCTCAAACCCGCCCCAAGAATATCCCATTCCAAACAGTTGCATACCGTCAAGCATCCGGGTTACTGCGGTTTTACTGAAGGCTGGATCGAGAACAAAGGAAAATAATCCTGACGATCCAGTAAAATCCCGTTTCCAGATCTCATGCCCCGGGCAGCTTGCAAACGCAGGATGAAGAATGGCTTTTACTTCAGACTGCTGGGCAAGCCAGTGAGCAATTTTCAGCGCCCGATCTTCTGCCTCTTTTAGGCGGATGTGCAGTGTCCTTAACCCACGTAAGGCAAGGAAACAATCTTCTGCGCCAGGCAGCATCGCCATGCTGTCGTAGGTTGCACGCAACGCCGGCCACGTTTCCGCATTCGCACTCACCATCCCCATCAACAAGTCAGAGTGGCCACTGAGATATTTTGTTCCTGCCTCTACGGAGATATCACAGCCATGGCGATGAGCCTGGAAAAACAACGGCGTTGCCCAGGTGTTGTCAATAATCGTTTTGATATTCCTGTTACGCGCGATGTTGGTTATTAATGGAACATCCTGAATCTCAAAGGTCTGGGAGCCAGGTGACTCCAGGAAAATAGTTGTAGTTTCTGGGCGGATCAGTTCACAAATTCCTTCTCCTACCATTGGATCGTAGTACGTGGTCGTGACACCAAACTTTTGTAATGTGAGATCGCAGAAGTTTCGTGTTGGCCGGTAAACAGAATCCGGCATTAGCAGATGGTCGCCTGCCTTAAGCGTCGCCAGTAATGCTAACGCGACAGCACCGAGGCCTGAAGGCGACATGACTGTCCCGGCTGCCCCCGCTAGTTCAGTCCAGGCATCTTCCAGGTTTTTAATTGTTGGTGTACCCAGTGTGCCGTAAGCAAAGGCAGCCCGGTTATTTTCCAAGTCTTCGACGGTCTCAAATACAACGGTTGATCCTCTGTAGACAGGGCTATTAACAAATCCATGCTGTTCACGCGTATCTCGCCCCAGTTGCGTTAAGCGGGTTGATAACTTTAGGAACTGGCTGTTCGTATTTTTCATATTTACGTCCATTATTTATGATCTCGACTGCAAGACCACGATTACTCTACAAATTTTAAGAAAGGAGAGATGCACAGAAGGATGCCATAAAAAGCAACATAGTAATTCTTACTGGCACGCAAGTTTTCCAGTGCAGGTACTTTTTTCACAAGATAAAAAGGAATTAAACAGGCCACGAGGCCAAATACTGGGCCGGCAATTTGCATGAGTAGCATCACTGAGAAATTAAAACGTACCCAAACCCAGAGGAATATGACAATCGTAAAGGCAATAACTGTAGATAGTAACCCTCTATTAATATCTCCGTTACCAGAAAGACGTGAGATCATATTTACTACCAATCCCATGACGGCTTCCTTAAACCCCAGGTAAATACTAAAAAATGCAGTTAATATTGCAAAAATATTCAGCGTGACGGAGAGAATATTCACCATATTCCCTGGCATAATTTGCGAGGCAAGAGCCAGAGCAGAGATGTTTTGATCCAGTGCCGATACGGCTTCTTCTTTGGTTATGGCAAAACTAAAGGAGAATGCGAAGAACAGTACGCTTATCACCAGCACGATGTAGGCAATACGTGTGGCGCGAATCGCCCGGATTGACGCAATCACAGGATTTGACTCAACCTTTCGATAAGCGATGTTCATTGGGTTGAGGATCTGAACAAATAGAATGGAAAATAGTGTAAATGGCAATGTCAGTAGGACATCACGAAGAAAAGCCATGACAGGAGGGAATGCAGATATATTGCTAAAACTCCAGTGAGGGGCCATCACTATTCCCAGGAAGACAATAACCGCAACCTTAAAGAAAATCATTGGTCCAGAAATTCGGAAAAGCCATCTTTCTCCTTGATTAGCAACCAATACCATTATTCCTAATACAATCAAAGGATACCATGCTGTTTTAGATAAAAATGACTCGGTGATGTGATAACTGTGAAGATATGCAGCGCTATCATTTACCAAGCTCATTGCATAATTAAGAATACCCATTAACAGCATTAAAAAATAAGCAATCCCTAGCAACCCCCCCCAGTTTTTCCCTAGGTATTGCGTAATAATTTCGGCATAACTGTCACAGGTTTGAGTCTGAGTTAATGTTTTAAGGTATAAATCCTGCAGCCAGTAGACTGCTGGGTAACTCAATCCTATCGATGCAACAAACACCCAAATACCTTTTACGCCTGCTTGTATTGGCATATAAATAATACCTGCACCTATCGCCATACCGATGCACAGTACAACCCATCCGAGATCATAGGCCGTGAATGGCACCCTGACCTTAATCATTGCTTTTTCAATATTTATCATTATTTTAAACCTCTCAAAAGAGAAGTATATTTATGGCGTCAGATAAACCATAAATACTCTCGTAGGGACATCGCCATTACAGAAAAATATTCTCCTGTACTCCTATTCTTTAACGAAGCGATCGGCAAGACAATCATGTTTCCATGATAACGATAGTGAATTGTGACCCGTGGTGTGTTATCGCTTAAACTGTGAATAGGATTCACATATATTGTCGTCAGCGATCAGCGCGTCATCACATTTTTTCCGCAACGTCTTTTTCAGAAAGTCGATAAAGCGCCCCGTACTTTTGCCGCCCTGCGATGAAGGGGAAATTATTGCCTGCAAGCGATGTGTAACGCCCGGATCATGTTCGGGCAACACACGTATCAACTTGCCGGAATCGACATAATGGCTAACAAGATAATTCGGAAGGCAGGCAACTCCTCCATGCGCTAGTGCTCTTTGCAGCAGCAACAGGCTTGAGTTGCACGAAAAATGAGGAACCACTCTTACCGTTTCACTCTTTCCCCTGTGGTGAAAAGTCCATCGCCCTTCACTGGTCATTTGTGGATAAACTAGGCATTGATGGAAGCGTAAATCTGCTGGCGTGCTAATGGGAGGATGGCGCTTCAGGTACACCGGTGAAGCACAATAAAACCAGCTGATATCCATTAAACTCTCATCATTTTCTCCACTCTGTGAGGCTTCCGAGGAAATCCTTAACGCAATATCAAACTCATCTCGTGCAAGATTAATAATCCGATCGTCGAGAGTGACATGGATACCGATCCCTGGATGCAAACTCTGAAACTCACCTGAAATCCGCGGAATATGCATACAGCCAAAGGCAACCGAACAACTGATCCGTAGAGTTTCTGTTTGCACATTGCTGGCATAGTTTCCCGCGGCTAGCCCTTCAATGTCTGTAAGAACGCGATGAGCTACCTGCAGTATTCGTCGTCCACTTGCAGTTAACTGAAATGGGCGCGTTTCACGGGAAATAAGCTCGTTTCCAACCACGCTTTCGAGCTGAGTAAGGCTTTTGCTCACCGCAGAGGGCGTTAGCCCCAACTCTCTTGCTGCCCTTGACAAATTTCCTGTTTCAGCAACTTTAATAAGTACCTGAAACTGATTCAGATATCCAGACAGATTGGGCGTATTCATCTATTTTCTCTCCTCAGTTCATAGCGTTCAGCAATGACCATGATATCAAGGTAAGCGTAGTGGGAGACGTATTGACGGTCGTAGATTATTCAGTTGGCAGTACAACGCGCCACGGCAGCAGTTCGCTCACGCGATTGTCTGCGCGGACAAGGTATGACATTTTTGATGCCAAGGATGATGCGAGGATCGATGTTAAATTAACAGCCTCGCTTTTGGTTGCTGTATTTATGGTGGCTGGATACTGGGCATGAAGCTGCCTTATGCCGTCATTCTGGTACAGATTGCGGCACATCCTTTCTGTCAGGCGTGGTACATTGATCTCCAGAAACCCTCACTCAGCTTTAACCTTTTTCCTTCATCACATTCTCACAGGTATTTTACGTGCTGTCGCTGCGCGGGTCGGAACGCTATGACTATTTAGACCAGCGATCTGAGCGGGTTCAACTACTATAAATATAAAATTCCGTATTTTAACCGCCGACTTGATTCGCAGCTTTACTATATGGTGAACTAAGCTGAATAAAGTATTCACTGAATGGTCTCTGACAGTCATGTGCATCTATATTCTAGAATTACCGTCTCAGGCCTGTTTTTTCCAGCGATTCACGAAAGCCGACAGGTGTCAGCCCAACGCAGCTTTTAAAAAATTTTACGAAGTGGGTTGGTTCATCAAATCCTAGTAGCTGGCTGATGAAGTTTACCGAAGCAGGCGTGTGTGCCAGTAACCTCTTGGCCTCCAGACAGATACAGTCAGAAAGGTATGACTTTGCGCTGCAGCCAGCAATCGCGGTAGTAGCACGCGTCAGACTCTTACTGGAGCAATTCATTGCTTTGGCATACTGATTAACCTGATGCCAGGCTCCTAAATTTTCTTCAATCAGGTGAGTAAACTGCCTGAAACGCTGATGATCCCGTGTTTCCTCAGAAGACGTCCTTTCCTTCTGTTTGCTCAGCATACTAAGGCGGGTGATAAGCGCCCCCAACTGATGATACAAAAGTTGGTTCAGACACAACTGTTCAGTACAGTTCCGTATATCAGCAGACATCTGACGTACGGCGTGTTCAATCGTGAAAAAATTGTCTCCTGTAAGTGCTAAGCTGTTAATCTGCCTAATATCCTTGCTGAGAGTGCTCTGGAATGTTGACCGCAGCGGCGGCAATATTTCAGACCTGAACAATATCAGCCACCCATCCCAGTCGTTTCCGTTGCCAAGATGATGTACTTGCCCTGGCCTTATCATAATCAGCGTGCCTGGACGGCAGTCTACGGGACTACAGTCAATCATCTGACAAACAGTTCCGTTGGTCACCAGTAGCATCATGTAGAAATAATATTTACGGCTACCCGATAACTGGCTAGGGTGAACACGTTTCCTTAACTCTGACATTCTGAATATTTCCATGTCGTGAGATGGATATTTTTCAGGTTTATAGTTGAGTGAGGCAACGCTGGTACCATTACGTGTATCGTGCATCTTTCACCTTTAGCAACGGGGGCAGAGAGTTGGCACAGTGCCAGCCTGCTTATGGTATACCTGTCCAATTTAAGCATTATCTCGTCTGATTTATATCGTGTCGACGAGAAGTAAACCATGTATTTTCATCGTCAGAGCCACACTCATCCATCCAGTTTTACTGATAGTTCAACAGGAGAACATCCCGATGCCTTATGCTCATAGTTTTGACGGCACTGCTTTATGGTACGACGTGCGAGGCCATGGAGGCGGAGTACCTGTTTTATTGATTGCAGGTAATGGTTGTGACCACTCAGTGTGGAACTATGTCATTGATGATTTTTCAGCCGAAAGGCCGGTAATTGTATATGATCATCGTGGAACCGGTAAAAGTGGAAGTAATTTTACAGGTGCGTGGTCAACACGGGATTTTGCGCGCGACGCCTTTGCAGTACTTCAGGCTGCTGGCGTTGCACGAGCTCATGTTTACGGGCACTCAATGGGGGGACGCGTGGCGCAGTGGTTTGCCGTGGACAGACCTGATGCGACCGGAGCTCTTATTATCGGAGCCTCGTCTGTCGGAGGAAAACAGGGCATCCCCCGCTCAGCGGAGGCAACAAAAGCGATGAAAGAAAACGATACCATCACCCTGCAAGCCCTGTGTTATCCGAAATCTTGGTCCAAAGAGCATCCAGAACAGGCCATGTCTGGTGCACCAAATCCGCACGATATGAATACTTTTTTATGGCATATGCGCGCATCTGAAGAACATGACTCGTGGGATATTGCTCTATCCATTACATCCCCAACACTTGTAATACATGGAAGCGAAGACGGTATTACCCATCCCGGTAATTCGGAAATCCTAGCGGCCAGAATACCGACGGCTCGATTGTTAATTGTAGACAAAAGTAAGCATGTTTACTGGGCGGATCATCCGGAAGTGCACCATACCGTTTCAGCGTTTATGAAAGAAACTGAAAGGGG is a window of Pectobacterium punjabense DNA encoding:
- a CDS encoding LysR family transcriptional regulator, which produces MNTPNLSGYLNQFQVLIKVAETGNLSRAARELGLTPSAVSKSLTQLESVVGNELISRETRPFQLTASGRRILQVAHRVLTDIEGLAAGNYASNVQTETLRISCSVAFGCMHIPRISGEFQSLHPGIGIHVTLDDRIINLARDEFDIALRISSEASQSGENDESLMDISWFYCASPVYLKRHPPISTPADLRFHQCLVYPQMTSEGRWTFHHRGKSETVRVVPHFSCNSSLLLLQRALAHGGVACLPNYLVSHYVDSGKLIRVLPEHDPGVTHRLQAIISPSSQGGKSTGRFIDFLKKTLRKKCDDALIADDNICESYSQFKR
- a CDS encoding AraC family transcriptional regulator, encoding MHDTRNGTSVASLNYKPEKYPSHDMEIFRMSELRKRVHPSQLSGSRKYYFYMMLLVTNGTVCQMIDCSPVDCRPGTLIMIRPGQVHHLGNGNDWDGWLILFRSEILPPLRSTFQSTLSKDIRQINSLALTGDNFFTIEHAVRQMSADIRNCTEQLCLNQLLYHQLGALITRLSMLSKQKERTSSEETRDHQRFRQFTHLIEENLGAWHQVNQYAKAMNCSSKSLTRATTAIAGCSAKSYLSDCICLEAKRLLAHTPASVNFISQLLGFDEPTHFVKFFKSCVGLTPVGFRESLEKTGLRR
- a CDS encoding amino acid permease, with translation MAIGAGIIYMPIQAGVKGIWVFVASIGLSYPAVYWLQDLYLKTLTQTQTCDSYAEIITQYLGKNWGGLLGIAYFLMLLMGILNYAMSLVNDSAAYLHSYHITESFLSKTAWYPLIVLGIMVLVANQGERWLFRISGPMIFFKVAVIVFLGIVMAPHWSFSNISAFPPVMAFLRDVLLTLPFTLFSILFVQILNPMNIAYRKVESNPVIASIRAIRATRIAYIVLVISVLFFAFSFSFAITKEEAVSALDQNISALALASQIMPGNMVNILSVTLNIFAILTAFFSIYLGFKEAVMGLVVNMISRLSGNGDINRGLLSTVIAFTIVIFLWVWVRFNFSVMLLMQIAGPVFGLVACLIPFYLVKKVPALENLRASKNYYVAFYGILLCISPFLKFVE
- a CDS encoding alpha/beta fold hydrolase, encoding MPYAHSFDGTALWYDVRGHGGGVPVLLIAGNGCDHSVWNYVIDDFSAERPVIVYDHRGTGKSGSNFTGAWSTRDFARDAFAVLQAAGVARAHVYGHSMGGRVAQWFAVDRPDATGALIIGASSVGGKQGIPRSAEATKAMKENDTITLQALCYPKSWSKEHPEQAMSGAPNPHDMNTFLWHMRASEEHDSWDIALSITSPTLVIHGSEDGITHPGNSEILAARIPTARLLIVDKSKHVYWADHPEVHHTVSAFMKETERGGVPSAD